The DNA region ATCATGTATCTCTCATGGAATAACTGTCTGGCTTTCAATGACATGGATACTTCCTATTAGCGCAATTTATCATTATAATTTTGATACCACCACAAGCATTGTGCCCCACATCGGAACCGAAATTCAAGAAGTGGGGCGATTCAATATTTACCCGGAACCAATATAAAAATGTATTTGGTCCCCGGCCAGGGCAACGACCGCGCCATCTTTATCGCCTCGGCAGCGCAGAATCCCCGCGCCACATTTCTGGCATAGCGGAAAGATGTGGGACGCACACACCCGAAAACAGTTTTCAACCATCCACCCAGCAGGCGTCCAATTTCAGCTACTTGCTCGGAAGCATGCCGGTATTGTCCGGACGTAAGCCATTGCCAACGTTCGCATAAACGTAAGTATAACCGGATTTTCATTAATTCGGCATCCGCAGAGCGTAACTTTTCAGTCCGCAATATGCCGCGATTGCTGTTTGCCTCTACAAGCCGCTCCTAGAGATCTAAGGCAGCGTCCTGTATGCGCCGAGTAACAACAAACCGTTGGCTGCGCGGAAAGTTTAATGTCAACGGTATCAGCCAAGTAATGAAATCGTAAGTACGAATAAATATGGTCATATCTTCAGACATCAGCAGACTCCAACGCGAGTAAATCAAACTCAGATAATAGTGCTCGGCGGAGACCGTAGGTGTCCCCATAGCGAACGTGATTGATCCAGCCTCTGACCGAAGAATTCACTTGTTCCCGGGTACCCAGGCTAAGGATATGCTTTAATTTGCGACGGTAGGATATCAAG from bacterium includes:
- a CDS encoding four helix bundle protein, whose product is MKIRLYLRLCERWQWLTSGQYRHASEQVAEIGRLLGGWLKTVFGCVRPTSFRYARNVARGFCAAEAIKMARSLPWPGTKYIFILVPGKY